The nucleotide sequence AGATGGTTCCGGGCCTCGTCAGCCTCGGTTTCGACGAGGGCGAGCTGGTGGAGCTGGAGCAGGTTTTCCCCGACGAGTATTTCTCCCTGATCATCGACTGGTTGAGCTGCATCTTCACGATCCACAGCCTGGTCGGCGAGATCTGGCTCGGAACCGGCCGCATCGCGGAGCTGGTCAAGGCCCTCAAGTCCTACACCCACATGGATCAGGCGCCGGTGCAGTCGGTGGATGTGCGTGAGGGTCTGGACAATACGCTGATCATTCTCCACAACAAGCTGAAGGGCGGCGTCGAGGTGCAGCGCGAGTACGCCGAGGACCTGCCGGTCATCCAGGCGTACGCGAGCGAGCTGAACCAGGTCTGGACGAACTTCATCGACAATGCGATCGACGCAATGGACGGCGAGGGAAATCTGATCGTTCGTGCGCGCAGGGAGGACCCCTGGGTCGTGGTCGAGATCGAGGACGACGGGCCCGGTATCCCTGAAGAGCAGCAGTCGAAGATCTTCGACCCGTTCTTCACCACCAAGCCGACCGGAAAGGGCACCGGACTGGGGCTCAGCATCAGCCGCAACCTGGTCGTCCAGAAACACAAGGGACAGATCAACCTGACGTCCCGGCCAGGACGGACCTGCTTCATGGTTCGCCTGCCGATTGATTTCGAACCCGCCGAGTGACCTCGAGCGGGCTGGAGATGGAAGATGGCGAAACCGATCATCATGACAATCGACGACGAGCCGCACGTGCTCAACGCGATCGCTCGCGACCTCCAGGCGCACTATCAGCGCGATTACCAGATCGTGAAGGCGAGCTCGGGTGGAGAGGCGCTGGAAACGGTGCAGGAGTTCAAAAGAAGGAACACCCCGATCGCGCTCTTCCTGGTCGACCAGCGGATGCCCGAGATGAGTGGCGTCGAGTTTCTCGAGGAGGCGGTGAAGTACTTTCCGGACGCTCGCAAAGCGCTGCTGACGGCCTATGCCGACACCGACGCGGCGATCGCGAGCATCAATGCCATTGGGCTCGATTTCTACCTGATGAAACCGTGGGACCCGCCCGAGGAACGCCTCTACCCGGTGCTCGACGATCTGTTGAGCGACTGGCTCGCGAGCGTGCCGGTTCCGTACGACGGGATCCGTGTCGCGGGAACCCTGTGGTCGGCAAGGTCGCACGACGTCAAGGAGTTTCTCGCTCGCAGCCAGGTCCCGTACCAGTGGTTGGACATCGAGCGCGACCAGGAGGCGAAAGAGCTTGTCGAGGCGAGCTCCGAGGGGCAGCCGAAGTTGCCGACCGTCTTCTTCCCGGACGGCAGCACGCTGGTGGATCCGGACCTCAAGACGCTGGCCGACAAGGTGGGCATGACGACTGTCCCGCGGCAGCCCTTCTACGACCTGATCATCATCGGCGCCGGTCCGGCAGGCCTCGGCGGTGCGGTCTACGGTGCGTCCGAGGGCCTGCGCACCGTGGTCATCGAGAAAGAGGCGGCCGGCGGGCAGGCCGGCACCAGCGCGCGGATCGAGAACTACCTCGGGTTCCCGCAGGGCATCAGCGGCGCGGACCTGACGCGGAGGGCGACGACCCAGGCCCAGCGCCTCGGGGCCGAAATTCTCACCGCCCAGGAGGTCACCGGGGTGCGGGTGGAAGATCCGTACCGGATCGTCGCCCTGGCCGACGGCAGCGAGCTGAGCTGCCACGCCCTGATGATCGCCACCGGCGTCAAGGTTCGGGAGCTCGCGGTTCCCGGGATCGAGCCCTTCGTCGGCGGCTCGGTGTACTACGGAGCGGCGACCTCCGAGGCGGTCCACTACAGGGACAGGAATGTCTTCGTGATCGGTGGCGCCAACTCGGCGGGCCAGGGAGCGATGTTCCTGTCGCGGTTCGCGAAGCACGTCACCGTGCTGATTCGCCGTGAGTCGCTCCAGGCAACAATGTCAAAATACCTGATCGACCAGATCGACGGGACTGAGAACATCACCCTGATGACCACAACGGAGGTGACCGGAGTGGACGGCGGCGACAGCCTCGGCCTCCAGGCGATCACGGTCACTGACAACGTCAGCGGCGAGAGTCAGACCCTGCCCGCCGATGCGATCTTCATTTTCATCGGGGCGA is from Acidobacteriota bacterium and encodes:
- a CDS encoding FAD-dependent oxidoreductase; amino-acid sequence: MAKPIIMTIDDEPHVLNAIARDLQAHYQRDYQIVKASSGGEALETVQEFKRRNTPIALFLVDQRMPEMSGVEFLEEAVKYFPDARKALLTAYADTDAAIASINAIGLDFYLMKPWDPPEERLYPVLDDLLSDWLASVPVPYDGIRVAGTLWSARSHDVKEFLARSQVPYQWLDIERDQEAKELVEASSEGQPKLPTVFFPDGSTLVDPDLKTLADKVGMTTVPRQPFYDLIIIGAGPAGLGGAVYGASEGLRTVVIEKEAAGGQAGTSARIENYLGFPQGISGADLTRRATTQAQRLGAEILTAQEVTGVRVEDPYRIVALADGSELSCHALMIATGVKVRELAVPGIEPFVGGSVYYGAATSEAVHYRDRNVFVIGGANSAGQGAMFLSRFAKHVTVLIRRESLQATMSKYLIDQIDGTENITLMTTTEVTGVDGGDSLGLQAITVTDNVSGESQTLPADAIFIFIGAIPHTGMVADIVERDEAGFIYTGQDLIRDGRRPKNWKLRRDPFHMETSVPGIFAAGDVRHGVVRRVASAVGQGAVAVSLIHKYLESV